A region from the Melioribacter roseus P3M-2 genome encodes:
- a CDS encoding ammonium transporter produces MEKELSVAVYDNLFTINNLWILISTALVFIMHLGFASLEAGLTQSKNTINILFKNSIIPGIGLLTYAFIGFNLMYPGSDYAGGFLGFSGLWIHTDVSGLTKDYNMGYTYWTEFLFQGMFAATAATIVSGAVAERIKLSSFLIFSTVFVAISYPITGMWKWGGGFLDQLGFYDFAGSTLVHSVGGWGALTGIILLGARKGKYVGNKINPIPGHSMPLATIGVFLLWLGWFGFNGGSVLSADPAAVSLVLVTTSIAAAAGGIAAAFTSWLYLKKPDLTMLLNGILAGLVGITAGADVMSPFEALIVGGIAGVIVVFSVIIFDRLKLDDPVGALSVHLVCGIWGTLAVGIFGQLAGFDQLINQFIGIVSVGVFTLVFTYILWRLLKKTIGIRVSESEEYEGLDLGEHGMEAYPDFEKLV; encoded by the coding sequence ATGGAAAAAGAACTATCCGTAGCGGTATACGATAATCTGTTTACCATAAATAATTTATGGATACTGATATCAACGGCGCTCGTCTTTATAATGCATTTGGGGTTTGCATCTTTAGAGGCGGGATTAACGCAGTCCAAAAATACAATTAATATTCTTTTTAAAAATTCAATAATACCCGGAATCGGGCTGCTGACGTACGCGTTTATCGGATTCAATTTAATGTATCCGGGTTCCGATTACGCAGGCGGTTTTCTCGGATTTTCGGGTTTATGGATTCATACCGACGTTTCGGGACTGACAAAAGATTATAACATGGGCTATACATACTGGACTGAATTTTTATTCCAGGGAATGTTCGCCGCTACAGCCGCTACAATTGTATCGGGGGCGGTGGCTGAAAGAATTAAACTCTCGTCTTTTTTAATTTTCTCGACAGTTTTCGTTGCAATTTCATATCCGATAACGGGAATGTGGAAATGGGGCGGAGGCTTTTTAGACCAGCTCGGATTTTACGATTTTGCTGGTTCTACTTTAGTCCATTCCGTCGGAGGATGGGGCGCGCTGACAGGAATTATTTTACTTGGCGCAAGGAAAGGAAAGTATGTAGGAAATAAAATCAATCCGATTCCGGGTCACAGTATGCCTCTGGCTACAATCGGAGTTTTTCTGCTCTGGCTCGGATGGTTCGGTTTTAACGGGGGATCCGTTCTTAGCGCCGATCCGGCGGCGGTTTCTCTTGTGCTGGTTACAACTTCAATTGCCGCTGCGGCAGGGGGAATAGCCGCTGCATTTACATCGTGGCTTTATCTTAAAAAGCCCGACCTGACAATGTTATTAAACGGTATTCTCGCAGGTCTGGTCGGAATTACCGCAGGAGCCGACGTAATGAGTCCTTTCGAAGCTTTGATTGTCGGCGGAATTGCCGGCGTTATCGTGGTATTTTCAGTAATTATATTTGACAGGCTTAAACTTGACGACCCCGTCGGCGCTCTTTCTGTGCATCTTGTCTGCGGAATCTGGGGCACTCTGGCTGTCGGTATATTCGGGCAACTTGCCGGTTTCGACCAACTGATAAATCAATTTATCGGAATTGTTTCGGTTGGAGTTTTTACTCTGGTCTTTACTTATATTCTCTGGCGCTTACTCAAGAAAACAATCGGAATTCGCGTTTCCGAATCGGAAGAATACGAAGGGCTCGATCTGGGCGAGCACGGTATGGAAGCTTATCCTGATTTTGAAAAATTAGTATAA
- a CDS encoding P-II family nitrogen regulator gives MKKIEAIIRPHKLDEVQEALSDAGFQGLSVSEVRGYGRQKGHKEVYRGTEYNINFVPKVKIEMICTDDRLEKAVDIIIKTAKTGEVGDGKIFIYDLKDAIRIRTGESGEAAL, from the coding sequence ATGAAAAAAATCGAAGCAATTATACGTCCCCATAAACTCGACGAAGTTCAGGAAGCCCTAAGCGACGCCGGCTTCCAGGGACTGTCGGTATCCGAAGTGAGAGGTTACGGCAGACAAAAAGGTCACAAAGAAGTCTATAGAGGCACTGAATACAACATTAATTTTGTGCCAAAAGTAAAAATCGAAATGATTTGCACGGACGATCGCCTCGAAAAAGCAGTTGATATCATCATAAAAACTGCTAAAACCGGCGAAGTCGGCGACGGTAAAATTTTCATTTACGACTTAAAGGACGCCATAAGAATACGCACCGGAGAATCGGGCGAAGCGGCTCTTTAA
- a CDS encoding glutamine amidotransferase-related protein: MKKLCILKLGSTYETLKIQSGDFEDWIVSVLDISRDEIEIVDPRNGVPIDIEKYGAFISTGSHSMLSEEGEYAEYLSGIVSRILDSNIPYFGICYGHQLLAKAAGCQIGFNPNGLEAGIVDIITTPEAKNDKIFGLLPGVFQAFAIHSQTILKPSPKITRLAYNEFENHHAIRVGENAWGVQFHPEFTPFIMGEYLRQENAPAKLSQIYENNSTVISSLTLKLFVKNIIKPYNLSKIC; the protein is encoded by the coding sequence ATGAAAAAATTATGCATTTTGAAATTAGGTTCAACCTACGAAACTTTAAAAATCCAATCGGGCGACTTCGAAGACTGGATTGTGTCGGTACTGGATATCTCGCGCGATGAAATTGAAATTGTCGATCCAAGAAACGGAGTCCCGATTGATATCGAAAAATACGGCGCTTTTATTTCCACGGGATCTCATTCGATGTTAAGCGAAGAAGGCGAATATGCCGAATATCTTTCTGGAATAGTTTCCAGAATCCTGGATTCCAACATTCCTTATTTCGGCATCTGTTACGGGCATCAACTTCTGGCAAAAGCGGCGGGTTGTCAAATCGGTTTTAATCCGAATGGACTTGAAGCCGGAATAGTTGATATTATTACGACGCCTGAAGCTAAGAACGACAAAATTTTCGGTCTTCTGCCAGGGGTTTTTCAAGCCTTCGCTATACATTCGCAAACGATTCTAAAACCGTCGCCCAAAATAACGCGACTGGCTTATAACGAATTTGAAAATCACCATGCCATTCGCGTCGGCGAAAACGCATGGGGCGTGCAATTTCATCCCGAATTCACTCCTTTTATCATGGGCGAATATCTCAGACAAGAAAATGCTCCCGCAAAACTTTCTCAGATTTATGAAAATAATTCTACCGTAATCTCCTCATTGACACTAAAATTATTTGTTAAAAACATTATTAAACCTTATAATCTAAGTAAAATATGCTAA
- a CDS encoding ammonium transporter: MKNSKKVILFLFALPVLLTAQSSTPTLESNAEKIAEVQTHADYVWTMVAAFLVFFMQAGFAMVEAGLTRAKNTVNILMKNLMDFSVGSLIFWAIGFGIMFGTTTTGFFGTDGFFLSDFTKDGDPWLFAFWLFQVVFATTAATIVSGAMAERTKFIGYIAYSAVITAIIYPVFGSWAWGSLYHGSGWLEGLGFIDFAGSTVVHSVGGWAALAGAIVLGPRIGKFDRNGRAKAIPGHNITLAALGTFILWFGWFGFNPGSTTAAITDIASIAVNTNLAAAGGAVAAMLTAWAVIKKPEATMAFNGALAGLVGITAGCANVSALSSVIIGLTSGVIVVLSVIFVERTLKIDDPVGAISVHGVCGAWGTLMAGVLDINGFSLSVVGVQLLGIVSAFVWTFTTAFILFKLIQKTIGLRVSPEEELEGLDVGEHGLECYPEFEKVSK, from the coding sequence ATGAAAAACTCCAAAAAAGTAATCTTATTTCTGTTTGCCTTGCCTGTATTGCTGACGGCGCAAAGTTCAACGCCGACGCTTGAAAGCAATGCCGAGAAGATTGCAGAAGTTCAGACGCATGCCGACTACGTCTGGACTATGGTTGCCGCTTTTCTTGTATTCTTTATGCAGGCCGGTTTTGCGATGGTAGAAGCCGGTTTGACCAGGGCTAAGAATACGGTTAACATTCTTATGAAGAATCTGATGGATTTTTCCGTCGGCTCGTTAATTTTTTGGGCAATCGGATTCGGAATTATGTTCGGAACGACTACAACCGGGTTTTTTGGAACCGACGGATTTTTCCTGTCCGATTTTACAAAAGACGGCGACCCCTGGCTCTTTGCGTTCTGGCTCTTCCAGGTGGTCTTTGCTACTACGGCTGCCACAATAGTTTCGGGAGCCATGGCAGAGAGAACAAAATTTATCGGATATATTGCTTACTCGGCGGTGATTACTGCTATTATCTATCCTGTTTTCGGATCGTGGGCATGGGGAAGTCTTTACCATGGCAGCGGATGGTTAGAAGGGTTGGGTTTTATCGATTTTGCAGGTTCTACAGTAGTTCACTCGGTAGGAGGATGGGCGGCTCTTGCCGGCGCGATTGTACTCGGACCGAGAATCGGTAAATTCGACAGAAACGGAAGGGCAAAGGCAATACCGGGTCATAATATAACTTTGGCGGCGCTGGGCACATTTATATTGTGGTTCGGGTGGTTCGGATTTAATCCCGGCAGCACTACGGCAGCGATTACGGACATTGCTTCGATAGCTGTAAATACAAATCTGGCGGCGGCTGGCGGCGCTGTAGCTGCTATGTTGACTGCGTGGGCTGTTATCAAAAAACCTGAGGCTACTATGGCATTCAACGGAGCGCTTGCAGGATTGGTTGGAATTACTGCCGGTTGCGCTAATGTTAGCGCGCTCAGTTCCGTTATTATTGGTCTTACATCCGGCGTTATAGTAGTGCTCAGCGTTATTTTTGTCGAAAGAACTTTGAAAATTGACGACCCGGTCGGAGCAATTTCCGTTCACGGCGTTTGCGGCGCATGGGGCACCTTAATGGCAGGCGTTCTCGATATAAACGGATTCTCGCTTTCGGTTGTCGGCGTGCAGCTTCTGGGTATAGTATCCGCATTTGTATGGACGTTTACTACCGCATTCATTCTCTTCAAACTGATTCAAAAGACTATCGGATTACGGGTTTCGCCGGAAGAAGAACTCGAAGGTCTCGACGTCGGCGAACACGGTCTTGAATGTTACCCCGAATTTGAAAAAGTATCCAAATAG